From one Mesomycoplasma ovipneumoniae genomic stretch:
- the rpsP gene encoding 30S ribosomal protein S16: MVKIRLQRMGSKFSPIYKIVVADARAPRDGRFIESLGFYDPQKKVARVNLEKTYRWLHIGAQTTNTVRTIFSKKGIFETFLEQKHSA, translated from the coding sequence ATGGTAAAAATTCGTCTTCAAAGAATGGGCTCTAAATTTAGTCCAATTTATAAAATAGTTGTCGCAGATGCGCGTGCACCTCGTGATGGTCGTTTTATTGAATCACTTGGATTTTATGATCCTCAGAAAAAAGTTGCTAGGGTTAATTTAGAAAAAACATATCGTTGATTGCATATAGGCGCTCAAACAACAAACACTGTGCGAACTATTTTTTCTAAAAAAGGTATTTTTGAAACTTTTTTAGAACAAAAACATTCAGCATAA
- the rplS gene encoding 50S ribosomal protein L19 encodes MQTRLMEIVEATQIRDFQTFQPGDNVRVHVKIQEGNKSRIQIFEGLVIKFKKNGLSSSFVVRKISHGVGVERTFLLHSPLVDKIEVVRSNKVRRAKLYYMKERSGKSARLKEIKRKELKS; translated from the coding sequence ATGCAAACAAGATTAATGGAAATTGTTGAAGCAACCCAAATACGTGATTTCCAAACTTTTCAGCCAGGCGATAACGTTCGTGTTCACGTTAAAATTCAAGAAGGTAATAAAAGTAGAATTCAAATTTTTGAAGGTTTAGTAATTAAATTTAAGAAAAATGGGCTATCTTCAAGCTTTGTAGTTCGTAAAATTTCTCACGGTGTTGGTGTTGAGAGAACATTTTTACTTCATTCTCCACTTGTTGACAAAATTGAAGTTGTCCGTTCAAACAAAGTTCGTCGCGCAAAATTATATTATATGAAGGAACGTTCTGGAAAATCTGCACGTCTTAAAGAAATTAAAAGAAAAGAATTAAAAAGTTAA
- the ligA gene encoding NAD-dependent DNA ligase LigA has product MENNSKIRNEILELRKQIEIWNHHYYQLQNPLVDDLIYDKKLRELINLEQKYYYLFTLDELNSSPSQQVGSKITSKFAKIKHSVPMLSLNKAHTKSELEKWAQKAMVILENVTFFVEPKIDGISLSLIYKNGQLIQALTRGDGVFGEDVLVNVLKIKDEFIPKTIEYFDDLEIRGEIYIDNSSFESLQTETNVFKNPRNAASGILRRYKKNQKDSNSDDFSFLSGFFYTLVKPEKHKIFRQSEAITFLKKLGFKTNDFQKKCNNLNDVFDFIGQIKQKREQLNYNIDGVVIKINEFLLYDQLGFTSKFPHSIIAFKFEDDVAKTKLLEIFPTIGRTGKVTYNAKIEPVNLGGSLISSAVLPNYSYIENLKLNLMSDVFVKKAGEIIPQIIGSVENHEKTNFSIAKNCPKCQSELIFSESGIDQFCQNKNCPDIILQKIVHFSSKAALNIETLAEKRIQTLLDKKIISNICDIFDLKNNLEKIYSEFKPSELNSENKRAPSLQIKSIIKLLNEVEKAKNIDFHRLIFGLGIKNVGIKAAKILARYAKNISELRKLDFEILKNQNDFGPVIISSLTEYFNNEENQKLLDCLENVNFNFKNPTISPSLIGWTSFAISGKLSKPRHEFVKIIEETGAYFHTSITKQTAYLVTGESTGSKIEKAIKLGVKRISEEEFWELIKSKIE; this is encoded by the coding sequence ATGGAAAATAATTCTAAAATTCGCAATGAAATTCTTGAGCTAAGAAAGCAAATTGAAATTTGAAATCATCATTACTATCAACTGCAAAATCCGCTTGTTGATGATTTAATTTATGATAAAAAGCTGAGAGAATTAATAAATTTGGAGCAAAAATATTACTATCTTTTTACTTTAGACGAACTTAATTCATCCCCAAGTCAACAAGTTGGCAGCAAAATTACTTCAAAATTTGCCAAAATTAAACACTCAGTTCCGATGTTATCGCTCAACAAGGCTCATACAAAATCTGAACTTGAAAAATGAGCCCAAAAAGCAATGGTAATTTTAGAAAATGTAACTTTTTTTGTCGAGCCAAAAATTGATGGAATTTCACTTTCACTAATTTATAAAAATGGCCAACTTATTCAAGCACTGACTCGTGGCGACGGTGTTTTTGGCGAGGATGTTTTAGTTAATGTCCTTAAAATTAAAGATGAATTTATCCCTAAAACAATAGAGTATTTTGACGACCTTGAAATCAGAGGGGAAATTTACATAGATAATTCTTCCTTTGAAAGTTTACAAACTGAGACAAATGTCTTTAAAAATCCTCGTAATGCCGCAAGTGGAATTCTTAGACGATATAAAAAGAACCAAAAAGATTCAAATAGCGATGATTTTTCGTTTTTAAGCGGATTTTTTTACACACTTGTAAAACCAGAAAAACATAAAATTTTTAGACAGTCAGAGGCAATCACTTTTTTAAAAAAATTAGGTTTTAAAACTAATGATTTTCAAAAAAAATGCAATAATTTAAACGATGTTTTTGACTTTATTGGTCAAATTAAGCAAAAAAGAGAGCAACTAAATTACAATATTGACGGCGTTGTTATCAAAATTAATGAATTTTTGCTTTATGATCAGCTAGGGTTTACTTCAAAATTTCCTCACAGTATTATTGCCTTTAAATTTGAAGATGACGTTGCAAAAACTAAACTACTAGAAATTTTTCCCACAATTGGAAGAACCGGAAAAGTCACATATAATGCCAAAATTGAGCCCGTAAATCTTGGTGGTAGTCTTATTTCTTCGGCTGTTTTACCTAATTATTCTTATATTGAAAATCTAAAATTAAATTTAATGTCTGATGTTTTTGTTAAAAAAGCGGGCGAAATTATCCCGCAAATTATCGGAAGCGTTGAAAACCATGAAAAAACTAACTTTTCAATTGCAAAAAACTGTCCAAAATGTCAGTCTGAACTAATTTTTAGCGAATCAGGAATTGATCAATTTTGTCAAAACAAAAATTGTCCTGACATAATTCTCCAAAAAATCGTTCACTTTTCATCAAAAGCCGCTTTAAATATTGAAACTTTAGCCGAAAAAAGAATTCAAACACTACTGGATAAAAAAATTATTTCTAATATTTGTGACATTTTTGACCTTAAAAATAACCTTGAAAAAATTTATTCTGAATTTAAACCTAGTGAATTAAATTCAGAAAATAAACGCGCTCCATCTTTACAAATTAAGTCAATAATTAAATTGCTTAATGAGGTTGAAAAAGCAAAAAACATCGATTTTCATAGGTTAATTTTTGGTTTAGGAATAAAAAATGTCGGAATAAAAGCCGCTAAAATTCTTGCAAGATATGCCAAAAATATTTCTGAATTAAGAAAATTAGATTTTGAAATATTGAAAAATCAAAATGATTTTGGCCCAGTTATAATTAGTTCACTAACTGAATATTTTAATAATGAGGAAAATCAAAAACTACTTGACTGTCTTGAAAATGTGAATTTTAATTTTAAAAATCCAACTATTTCACCGTCTTTAATTGGTTGAACTTCATTTGCAATTTCAGGCAAATTATCCAAACCAAGACACGAATTTGTTAAAATTATCGAAGAAACAGGCGCATATTTTCACACATCAATAACAAAACAAACCGCTTATTTGGTAACAGGCGAATCGACCGGATCAAAAATAGAAAAAGCAATTAAATTAGGTGTTAAAAGAATCTCTGAAGAAGAATTTTGAGAGCTAATTAAAAGTAAAATTGAATAA
- the rpsD gene encoding 30S ribosomal protein S4, translated as MSRYTGPIFKKSRRVGFSILETGKEFAKGKQRKYAPGQHGQRRSKLSDYGVHLREKQKVRFMYGLSEKQFRNTYKKATKKTGIAGTLFLQALESRLDNSVYRAGFAETRRQARQLVSHGHFLVNGKKVNIPSYQLRQGDTFELTKLKNEKIRKNEQILTALETKTAAPWLEVDKQNFKVVFSRRPERSELNQEIKESLIVEFYSK; from the coding sequence ATGTCACGCTATACAGGCCCAATTTTTAAAAAATCACGTCGTGTTGGCTTTTCTATTCTTGAAACTGGAAAAGAATTTGCAAAAGGTAAACAACGAAAATACGCACCAGGGCAACATGGTCAAAGACGTTCAAAACTTTCTGACTACGGTGTTCACCTTCGTGAAAAACAAAAAGTCCGTTTTATGTACGGTTTATCAGAAAAACAGTTTAGAAATACATATAAAAAAGCAACTAAAAAAACTGGTATTGCCGGAACTTTATTCTTACAAGCGCTCGAATCTCGACTTGATAATTCCGTATATCGCGCAGGATTTGCCGAAACTCGTCGTCAAGCTCGTCAATTAGTTAGCCACGGTCATTTTTTGGTTAATGGGAAAAAAGTTAATATTCCATCATACCAATTAAGACAAGGTGATACATTTGAATTAACTAAGTTAAAAAATGAAAAAATCCGTAAAAACGAGCAAATTTTAACAGCATTAGAAACAAAAACAGCCGCACCTTGGCTTGAAGTTGATAAACAAAATTTCAAAGTTGTTTTTTCTCGTCGTCCGGAACGTTCTGAGTTAAATCAGGAAATTAAAGAATCACTAATTGTTGAGTTCTACAGTAAATAA
- the trmD gene encoding tRNA (guanosine(37)-N1)-methyltransferase TrmD — translation MKINVLTLFPRYFETFTSESIIGKAIQRGDISVNIINFRDFSQNKHQKVDDYVYGGGPGLLLQIQPVVDALEKVGGIKIALSPQGKKFDQNIAKKLAKEPEITLLCGHYEGFDQRIIDNFIDFELSLGDFVLTGGEIAAMAIIDAISRLQPNVINPNSLDNETFNNFLLDYPQYSRPANFRGLLVPEVLISGNHKDIESWRQKQREINTQKKRPDLWEKYIKFKEKNS, via the coding sequence ATGAAAATTAATGTTTTAACATTGTTTCCCCGCTATTTTGAAACCTTTACTTCTGAATCAATCATTGGAAAGGCAATTCAAAGAGGAGATATATCAGTTAATATTATTAATTTTCGCGATTTTAGTCAAAATAAGCATCAAAAAGTAGATGATTATGTTTATGGCGGTGGCCCTGGTTTACTTTTGCAAATTCAGCCAGTTGTTGATGCTCTTGAAAAGGTTGGAGGCATAAAAATAGCTCTGAGCCCTCAAGGTAAAAAATTTGACCAAAATATTGCAAAAAAATTAGCAAAAGAGCCAGAAATAACTCTTTTATGTGGTCATTATGAAGGTTTTGATCAAAGAATTATTGATAATTTCATCGATTTTGAATTGTCTTTAGGTGATTTTGTTTTAACTGGGGGCGAAATAGCTGCAATGGCAATAATTGATGCAATTTCGCGTTTACAGCCAAACGTAATAAACCCAAATTCTTTAGATAATGAAACTTTTAATAATTTTTTATTAGATTATCCTCAATATTCTCGACCAGCAAATTTTCGTGGGTTATTAGTTCCTGAAGTTTTAATTTCAGGCAATCATAAAGACATTGAATCCTGGCGTCAAAAGCAAAGAGAAATTAATACCCAAAAAAAACGCCCTGATTTATGAGAGAAGTATATAAAATTTAAAGAAAAAAATAGTTAA
- the rpiB gene encoding ribose 5-phosphate isomerase B has translation MPKKFAISSDHAGFERKKEIIQYLESLGHQVTDLGPYNDESSSYAIYGKKLANFLLENENQIGIGICGTGLGMSYALNRFKGIRAARVTNENDAFLAKLHNNANALALSGRFNSLEESKKIIDKFLEAEYEAGRHQSRIDELDK, from the coding sequence ATGCCAAAAAAATTTGCTATATCTTCAGATCATGCTGGTTTTGAGAGAAAAAAAGAAATAATTCAATATCTTGAATCCTTAGGTCATCAAGTTACCGACCTAGGGCCATATAATGATGAGTCAAGTTCTTATGCAATTTATGGGAAAAAGTTAGCTAATTTTTTACTTGAAAATGAAAATCAGATCGGAATTGGAATTTGTGGAACAGGTCTTGGTATGTCTTATGCGCTAAATCGTTTTAAAGGGATTCGTGCCGCAAGAGTAACAAATGAAAATGATGCTTTTTTGGCCAAATTACATAATAATGCAAATGCTCTAGCTCTTTCGGGTAGATTTAATTCCCTTGAAGAATCTAAAAAAATTATTGATAAATTTTTAGAAGCAGAATACGAAGCTGGCCGGCACCAATCTCGAATTGACGAATTGGACAAATAA